In the Blautia coccoides genome, GGAAACCGGCAAGATCGTATGGCGTATCGGACCTGATTTTAATGCTTCTCCGGAGCTTAAAAAAATGGGCTGGATCATTGGCCAGCATCATTTCCACATGATCCCCAAGGGTCTGCCAGGCGAAGGCAACCTGATGGTATTTGACAATGGCGGCTGGGGCGGATACGGGGTGCCGAACCCATCAGCTCCCATCGGTGTAAAAAATGCCCTGCGTGATTACAGCCGCGTGCTGGAGTTTAACCCGGTAACACTGGAGGTGGTCTGGAAACTGACTCCAAAGGAACTGGGCCATGCGGTTCCCACTGACGCCAGCAAATTTTACAGTCCCTATGTCAGCAGCGCACAGCGCCTGCCCAATGGAAATACTATGGTCACGGAAGGTTCAGACGGCCGCGTGATCGAAGTGACACCGGAACATGAGATCGTGTGGGAATGGATATCACCATATTATACACATAATGAAAAAGGGCCTAAGAATAATATGATCTACCGCGCTTACCGTTACCCTTATAGTTATGTGCCCCAGGAACCGGTTCCCACGGAGGTTCCCATCGCGCCTATTGACAACATAACCTACAGGGTACCGGGAGCAGGAGCCTTCGGAGCGAAAAAAATCATTGATATTGAAGGAACTTTGCCGTATTATCAAGATGTGGCACTGTGTGTGGCCACAGACGACGAGGAAGATGTGACACAGAGGGAAAAAGTCTTTGAAGTGAATACAGACTTTTTCAAACCGGTGACTATGTCAAACTGGAATGATGATGTACTTAAAGTAGAAGGAAGACCGGTTCTCGTGCTGTTCGGAGCAGAGCGCTGTGTACACTGCAAGGCACTTCATCCTGTTCTGGAGGAAGCCCTCATGGAAGAGTATGAGGGAATGTATGAGGTACGCTATGTTGATGTGGATTCCAATCAGGATCTGCTGGATGCGTGCCATATCGGAGGAATTCCTGTCGTTGTGATCTACAAAAACGGGGAAGAGGTCCAGAGGTTCAATGGCGAGAAGGATTATGATGATTTGTGTGATATTTTGGACAGACCATTGGAATAAGAAGAATAAAACGCAGAGAGGAGCTGTTTTGACAGCCCCTCTTTGCGTTTCTTTTTTTCTGGGATACTCTAATGTTGGGAGGGATAGAAATGCATAAGTTTTTTGAGGACACGAAAAAAAGCTGTCCGCTTCCTTTTGCTGATCTCTGTATGGGAAGCTGCATTTATCGGCCGTATATGAATCGCAAGACATATCAGAGGTCAGAGATCATATATCCACAGGGGAGCAAGATCAACTATTTTGGAATCGTACTGGACGGCATCCTGAAGGCGGTGAGCCACACAGTCAACGGGGATGAGCTTTGCAATGCCTATTTTGAAAAGAATGATATTTTTCCGGAGCTGCTCTACTTTTCCGGAAAGAGATATTACACCTATACCCTGGTGGCTGCGAAAAAATCCACAGTGGCCTGGATCCCTGTGGAGGTTCTGGAGGAAATGCTGGAGCGGGACAACCTGCTGATGTATTCTTTGCTGCTCTATATATCGCAGCGGGGTCTGAAAGACCAGCTCTATCTCAATTGTCTGAATTATCAAACTATCCGTGAGAGGATAGCCTACTGGATCGTGGGAATGAACGATATTGTGGTGGAGGAAGTGATCCCGATGCCGGTTTCTCAGTCGGTTATGGCAAATATGCTCCATGTGAGTCGGTCATCGCTGAACCAGGAATTAAAACTGATGGGAAAAGAGGGATATTTCAGCATACAGGGGCAGGAGATGCATATCAAAGATGTGGAAAGACTGCAGGAAATGCTGTAAAAACACCTAAAAATATTTTAACAAAAAATGGTTGACAGGCTTGACAGGGTGTGTTATAGTGAGAAATGCACTATTATGGCAAGTTATGCCTGTTGTTCTATTTATGAATGAAATTAACCTTATTATAGGAAACTTTCGATCAAGGGCTCAGGTATAAGCATAATAAAATTAAAACATACAAGGGGTGAAACGTCAATGGAGAAAAATAGAATCCGTCCCATTACAACCGGTAAGAGCATGAGAATGACCTACCAGCGCCAGAAAGAGGTACTGGAAATGCCGAACCTCATTGAAGTACAGAAAGACTCTTACCAGTGGTTTCTGGACGAAGGTCTAAAAGAAGTTTTTGAAGATATCTCTCCAATCGCCGACTACAGCGGTAAATTGAGCTTGGAATTTGTTGACTTTACTTTGTGTGAAGATGAGGTTAAATACTCCATCGAGGAATGCAAGGAGAGGGACGCTACTTTTGCAGCTCCTCTGAAAGTAAGGGTAAAATTATACAACAGAGAGAATGACGAGATCAGTGAACATGAAATTTTCATGGGTGATCTGCCGTTAATGACTGCAACCGGTACCTTCGTGATCAACGGCGCTGAACGAGTTATTGTCAGCCAGCTTGTGCGTTCTCCGGGCATTTATTACGCTATCGCTCACGATAAACTGGGCAAAACCCTTTATTCCTGTACTGTTATCCCGAACAGGGGTGCATGGCTGGAATATGAGACCGACTCCAATGACGTATTCTATGTACGTGTAGACAGAACTAGAAAAGTCCCTATTACAGTTTTGATTCGTGCTTTAGGTATCGGCACGAATGCAGAAATTATAGAGTTATTCGGTGAGGAACCGAAGATATTAGCCAGCTTTACAAAAGACACTGCTGAGAGTTATCAGGAAGGTCTTCTGGAGTTATACAAAAAGATCCGTCCGGGTGAGCCGCTGGCTGTGGAAAGCGCAGAGAGCCTGATCACCAGTATGTTCTTTGACCCAAGACGTTACGACCTGGCAAAAGTAGGCCGTTACAAATTCAACAAAAAGTTACTGCTGAGAAACCGCATCGCAGGCCATGTACTGGCTGAGGAGGTTGTGGATACCACAACAGGTGAGATCATGGCAGAGGCCGGCACAGTCGTATCAAAAGAACTGGCTGACCAGATCCAGAACGCGGCAGTTCCCTATGTATGGATCCAGGGTGAAGAGCGCAACATCAAAGTCCTTTCCAGCATGATGGTGGATATCACCAATTATGTGGACGTTGATCCCGCTGAGGTGGGAGTGACAGAGCTTGTGTACTATCCTGTTCTGGCTAAGATACTGGAAGAGAATGAGGATATTGAGGATATCAAGGACGCAGTCCGCCGTGAGATCCACGAGCTGATTCCGAAGCATATCACAAAAGAAGATATCCTTGCTTCCATTAACTATAACATGCATCTGGAATATGGTCTGGGCAACGATGACGATATCGACCATCTGGGCAACAGACGTATCCGTGCAGTAGGTGAACTGCTGCAGAACCAGTACAGGATCGGTCTTTCCAGACTGGAGCGTGTGGTTCGCGAGAGAATGACAACACAGGATATGGAGGGTATTTCTCCCCAGTCCCTGATCAATATCAAACCGGTAACAGCAGCCGTGAAGGAATTCTTTGGTTCCTCCCAGTTGTCACAGTTCATGGATCAGAACAACCCTCTGGGTGAGCTGACCCATAAGAGACGTCTTTCCGCATTAGGCCCCGGCGGTCTGTCACGAGACCGTGCAGGTTTCGAGGTTCGAGATGTACATTACTCCCATTACGGAAGAATGTGCCCTATCGAGACTCCTGAGGGTCCTAACATCGGTCTGATCAACTCCCTGGCATCCTACGCCAGGATCAATCAGTACGGTTTTGTGGAAGCTCCGTACCGTAAGATCGACAAAACAGATCCTAAAAATCCGCGGGTTACAGACGAGGTTGTCTATATGACCGCAGATGAAGAGGATAACTACCATGTTGCGCAGGCTAATGAGCCGCTGGACGAAGAAGGACACTTTATCCATAAGAACGTTTCCGGACGTTATCTGGATGAAACACAGGAATATGAACGCCATATGTTTGACTACATGGACGTATCTCCGAAGATGGTGTTCTCAGTAGCTACAGCCCTCATCCCATTCCTGCAGAACGATGATGCCAACCGTGCCCTGATGGGATCCAACATGCAGCGCCAGGCTGTGCCCCTTCTCACCACAGAGGCTCCTGTTGTAGGAACCGGTATGGAAGTGAAGGCAGCCGTTGACTCCGGTGTCTGTGTAGTGGCTAAAAAAGCCGGTACCATAGAGTGTGCGGCGTCAAAAGAAATTGTTATGCGCAATGATGATGGTACAAAAGATACTTACCGTCTTACTAAGTTCATGAGAAGTAACCAGAGCAACTGCTATAACCAGAGACCCATTGTGACCAAGGGAGAGCATGTGGAAGAGGGACAGGTAATTGCTGACGGACCTTCCACCGCAAACGGTGAGCTGGCTCTTGGCAAGAACCCCCTGATCGGTTTCATGACCTGGGAGGGCTACAATTACGAGGATGCCGTTCTGTTAAGTGAGAGACTGGTACAGGATGATGTCTATACTTCTGTGCATATTGAAGAATATGAGGCAGAAGCCAGAGATACAAAGTTAGGACCGGAAGAGATCACACGTGATGTTCCGGGCGTTGGTGACGATGCATTAAAAGATCTGGACGAGCGCGGCATTATCCGTATCGGTGCTGAGGTCCGCGCAGGTGATATCCTGGTTGGTAAAGTAACTCCCAAGGGAGAGACAGAGCTGACTGCAGAGGAGAGACTGCTCCGCGCTATTTTCGGTGAAAAAGCCCGTGAAGTGCGTGATACTTCCCTGAAGGTTCCTCACGGTGAGTACGGTATCGTTGTAGACGCAAAAGTATTTACAAGAGAGAACGGCGATGAGCTGTCTCCCGGTGTCAATCAGGCAGTCCGCATCTATATTGCGCAGAAGAGAAAGATTTCTGTGGGTGATAAGATGGCCGGCCGTCATGGTAACAAGGGTGTTGTTTCCCGTGTGCTTCCTGTTGAGGATATGCCGTTCTTGCCAAACGGACGCGCGCTGGACATTGTACTGAACCCTCTGGGTGTGCCTTCCCGTATGAATATCGGACAGGTGCTGGAGATCCATCTGAGTCTTGCGGCAAAAGCCCTTGGATTTAACATTGCTACACCGGTATTTGACGGTGCCAATGAGAATGATATCCAGGATACCCTGGATCTTGCAAATGATTATGTGAACATGGAATGGGAAGACTTTGAGGCAAAGCATAAAGATACAATGCGCCCTGAAGTTTTACAGTTCCTTTACGATAACAGAGCTCACAGAGAGCTGTGGAAAGGCGTGCCGATCTCCCGTGACGGTAAGGTAAGACTTCGTGACGGACGTACAGGTGAATATTTTGACAGCCCTGTAACCATCGGACACATGCACTATCTGAAGCTGCATCACTTGGTAGATGATAAGATCCACGCACGTTCCACAGGCCCATACTCCCTGGTTACACAGCAGCCTCTGGGTGGTAAAGCCCAGTTCGGCGGTCAGCGTTTCGGAGAGATGGAGGTTTGGGCACTGGAAGCATATGGTGCTTCCTATACACTGCAG is a window encoding:
- a CDS encoding DNA-directed RNA polymerase subunit beta is translated as MEKNRIRPITTGKSMRMTYQRQKEVLEMPNLIEVQKDSYQWFLDEGLKEVFEDISPIADYSGKLSLEFVDFTLCEDEVKYSIEECKERDATFAAPLKVRVKLYNRENDEISEHEIFMGDLPLMTATGTFVINGAERVIVSQLVRSPGIYYAIAHDKLGKTLYSCTVIPNRGAWLEYETDSNDVFYVRVDRTRKVPITVLIRALGIGTNAEIIELFGEEPKILASFTKDTAESYQEGLLELYKKIRPGEPLAVESAESLITSMFFDPRRYDLAKVGRYKFNKKLLLRNRIAGHVLAEEVVDTTTGEIMAEAGTVVSKELADQIQNAAVPYVWIQGEERNIKVLSSMMVDITNYVDVDPAEVGVTELVYYPVLAKILEENEDIEDIKDAVRREIHELIPKHITKEDILASINYNMHLEYGLGNDDDIDHLGNRRIRAVGELLQNQYRIGLSRLERVVRERMTTQDMEGISPQSLINIKPVTAAVKEFFGSSQLSQFMDQNNPLGELTHKRRLSALGPGGLSRDRAGFEVRDVHYSHYGRMCPIETPEGPNIGLINSLASYARINQYGFVEAPYRKIDKTDPKNPRVTDEVVYMTADEEDNYHVAQANEPLDEEGHFIHKNVSGRYLDETQEYERHMFDYMDVSPKMVFSVATALIPFLQNDDANRALMGSNMQRQAVPLLTTEAPVVGTGMEVKAAVDSGVCVVAKKAGTIECAASKEIVMRNDDGTKDTYRLTKFMRSNQSNCYNQRPIVTKGEHVEEGQVIADGPSTANGELALGKNPLIGFMTWEGYNYEDAVLLSERLVQDDVYTSVHIEEYEAEARDTKLGPEEITRDVPGVGDDALKDLDERGIIRIGAEVRAGDILVGKVTPKGETELTAEERLLRAIFGEKAREVRDTSLKVPHGEYGIVVDAKVFTRENGDELSPGVNQAVRIYIAQKRKISVGDKMAGRHGNKGVVSRVLPVEDMPFLPNGRALDIVLNPLGVPSRMNIGQVLEIHLSLAAKALGFNIATPVFDGANENDIQDTLDLANDYVNMEWEDFEAKHKDTMRPEVLQFLYDNRAHRELWKGVPISRDGKVRLRDGRTGEYFDSPVTIGHMHYLKLHHLVDDKIHARSTGPYSLVTQQPLGGKAQFGGQRFGEMEVWALEAYGASYTLQEILTVKSDDVIGRVKTYEAIIKGDNIPEPGIPESFKVLLKELQSLGLDVRVLREDMTEVEIMENIDYGETDMRSIIEGDSKHRGEEDYGDYGFSKQEFEGEELVDVEDEPEEDEEAFLSLDDDTLVEE
- a CDS encoding Crp/Fnr family transcriptional regulator, which gives rise to MHKFFEDTKKSCPLPFADLCMGSCIYRPYMNRKTYQRSEIIYPQGSKINYFGIVLDGILKAVSHTVNGDELCNAYFEKNDIFPELLYFSGKRYYTYTLVAAKKSTVAWIPVEVLEEMLERDNLLMYSLLLYISQRGLKDQLYLNCLNYQTIRERIAYWIVGMNDIVVEEVIPMPVSQSVMANMLHVSRSSLNQELKLMGKEGYFSIQGQEMHIKDVERLQEML
- a CDS encoding aryl-sulfate sulfotransferase, coding for MGQPLVFPHGVTVYNPEKCWSGYTIVPLINDGVLLFDMNGNEIRRWNMHAMPPKLLPGGYVMGLSGYRHPDYGMQDGVNLIEIDYDGNIVWEFDHFEDIDDPGRDHRWMARQHHDYQREGNPVGYYVPGMDAKPLEGNTLILVHQTIRNPKISDKKLLDDAMIEVDWEGNILWKWSISEHFDELGFDEAAKNALFRDPNMRSSDGGVGDYLHVNCMSYLGPNKWYDQGDMRFKPENIIFDCREANILAILDKETGKIVWRIGPDFNASPELKKMGWIIGQHHFHMIPKGLPGEGNLMVFDNGGWGGYGVPNPSAPIGVKNALRDYSRVLEFNPVTLEVVWKLTPKELGHAVPTDASKFYSPYVSSAQRLPNGNTMVTEGSDGRVIEVTPEHEIVWEWISPYYTHNEKGPKNNMIYRAYRYPYSYVPQEPVPTEVPIAPIDNITYRVPGAGAFGAKKIIDIEGTLPYYQDVALCVATDDEEDVTQREKVFEVNTDFFKPVTMSNWNDDVLKVEGRPVLVLFGAERCVHCKALHPVLEEALMEEYEGMYEVRYVDVDSNQDLLDACHIGGIPVVVIYKNGEEVQRFNGEKDYDDLCDILDRPLE